A region from the Candidatus Acidulodesulfobacterium ferriphilum genome encodes:
- the rpoD gene encoding RNA polymerase sigma factor RpoD, with amino-acid sequence MENKNKNKNKQNKIIGGASKDTLKLESKNKDLDNQIIKKSIEKAKEQVGRLSYDDFNDVLPQEIVSPDQIDDLISMLGEKDIDLNGDSSAVFAHKTKHANELYNEEIEEEEDIALRTNDPVRMYLKEMGSVSLLNREREIEIAKSIEEGEEEIFSSVLNSDIPIKWVISMGEKLKNQEISVASLISDFDDEEFPSEKEIEKAVGRVLSIIEKIKKEVGYTSLEIKEVSGNKKKHGFLNKKSKKTAYAEGKEGIEGQIKDYHGGGELHADIDNEDIVSRIPGINRKNQSEAAKKKILLYFRELGLKKKITDKVITKLKNQNLKMLEYEENIKELESALRHKTDMFNPARSQEHKRIDSINKLINEYKSKISLIEDEVGVSKDELKNIVESIKIGEEKSKTAKTELVEANLRLVVSIAKKYSNRGLQFLDLIQEGNIGLMKAVEKFQYQRGYKFSTYATWWIRQAITRAIADQARTIRIPVHMIETINKLIRTSRALVQEIGREPAPEEIAERMDLPIDKVRKVLKIAKEPISLETPIGEEEDSHLGDFIEDKTTVLPLEAAINTDLEEQTGKVLSTLTDREEKVLRMRFGIGIKSDHTLEEVGQEFGVTRERIRQIEAKALRKLRHPSRSKRLKTFVK; translated from the coding sequence ATGGAAAACAAAAACAAAAATAAAAACAAACAAAATAAAATTATCGGGGGTGCATCTAAAGATACCTTAAAATTAGAAAGCAAAAATAAAGACCTCGACAACCAGATAATCAAGAAAAGCATCGAAAAAGCCAAAGAACAGGTCGGCAGGTTATCTTACGACGATTTTAACGATGTCCTTCCTCAGGAGATAGTATCGCCTGACCAAATCGATGATTTAATAAGCATGCTTGGCGAAAAAGATATCGACCTCAACGGAGATTCATCCGCCGTGTTTGCCCATAAAACAAAACATGCAAATGAATTATATAACGAGGAAATAGAAGAGGAAGAAGATATTGCGCTCAGAACAAACGACCCTGTCAGAATGTACCTGAAAGAGATGGGTTCCGTTTCCCTTCTTAACCGCGAAAGAGAAATAGAAATAGCCAAAAGCATCGAAGAAGGAGAAGAAGAGATTTTTTCTTCCGTTTTAAATTCCGATATTCCGATAAAGTGGGTCATATCGATGGGGGAAAAATTAAAAAATCAAGAGATAAGCGTTGCCAGTCTTATTTCCGATTTTGACGATGAGGAATTTCCAAGCGAAAAAGAGATTGAAAAAGCGGTGGGAAGGGTTTTGTCCATTATCGAAAAAATTAAAAAAGAAGTGGGTTATACTTCTTTGGAGATAAAAGAAGTTAGCGGCAACAAGAAAAAACATGGTTTTTTAAATAAAAAAAGCAAAAAAACCGCTTACGCAGAGGGTAAAGAGGGCATAGAGGGGCAGATTAAAGATTACCATGGGGGCGGCGAGTTGCATGCCGATATCGATAACGAAGATATCGTAAGCCGGATACCCGGAATAAATCGTAAAAATCAATCCGAAGCTGCTAAGAAAAAGATACTTCTCTATTTTAGAGAATTAGGACTTAAGAAGAAAATAACCGATAAAGTTATAACGAAACTTAAGAACCAAAATTTAAAAATGCTGGAATATGAGGAAAATATAAAAGAGCTTGAAAGCGCGTTAAGGCATAAAACGGATATGTTTAATCCCGCAAGGTCTCAAGAGCATAAGCGAATCGACAGCATTAACAAACTTATTAATGAATACAAATCCAAAATATCGTTAATAGAAGACGAGGTCGGCGTCTCCAAGGATGAACTTAAAAATATTGTCGAATCGATAAAAATAGGGGAAGAAAAATCAAAAACCGCAAAAACCGAACTTGTCGAAGCCAATTTAAGACTTGTAGTGTCGATTGCCAAGAAGTATTCAAACAGGGGGCTTCAATTTCTTGACCTTATCCAGGAAGGCAACATCGGCCTTATGAAGGCTGTCGAGAAATTCCAGTATCAAAGGGGATATAAATTTTCGACATATGCAACATGGTGGATAAGGCAGGCAATAACCCGGGCGATTGCCGATCAGGCTAGAACCATCAGAATCCCGGTTCATATGATTGAAACTATCAACAAATTAATACGGACTTCTCGCGCTTTAGTTCAGGAGATTGGAAGAGAGCCTGCGCCCGAAGAGATTGCCGAAAGAATGGATCTCCCCATAGACAAGGTCAGGAAAGTTTTGAAAATAGCCAAGGAGCCGATATCCTTAGAGACCCCGATTGGCGAAGAGGAGGATAGCCATCTTGGCGACTTTATCGAGGATAAAACTACCGTTCTGCCCTTAGAAGCAGCCATTAACACGGACCTTGAAGAGCAAACCGGAAAGGTTCTGTCCACTCTTACCGATAGGGAGGAAAAGGTGCTCCGAATGCGGTTTGGCATTGGAATAAAATCAGATCATACATTAGAAGAAGTCGGTCAGGAGTTTGGGGTTACAAGGGAAAGAATCAGGCAGATAGAGGCTAAAGCATTAAGAAAACTCAGGCACCCGAGCCGCTCCAAAAGACTTAAAACATTTGTAAAGTAA